AGTTGAAAtacctggaaatggaatataGGTGAGAGACCTGCTTAGGAAAAGATCTTTTATGAAGGAAGACAAGGGAAATGAGCCCCTTGTgtttctgtggaaggtcctgattGATAGAAAGTCAGCCACCTGAAGTGTGACACCCGTCCATCAGTCTCtttctagaacactcccacagTAGCATCAACTTtctggacaccatgatcagcttcaacaatggaaccccaCATATGACTATATACAAGAAATCCCtggatcaccacacttaccttcaTGGATCCAGCAACCATTCGAGACACGTTAAGAAAtctatctacagccaggcacacAATATACAGGACTTGCTCCAGACaaagtctgggatacacacctAAACATACTTGCAACCTTCACTTAACAAGGGCACTCCACtggagaagtagattgcatcatggaaagGGTCACCAAAATACCCTgggagaacctgcttcagtacAAGGAGGGGAACCCACTGACCACATAGAACCATataactggaagggacctcaagagatcatctgaTCCAGGCCcatgcactcaaggcaggactaagtattaccccTAGTTTCCCCTAAAGCCCCACACTAGAatccatatggggtatcatcaaacagttataacccatatttgatggggaccacatcctaacgaaatctttcccaaaccctgcttctggccttcaaacaaccgtCCAACTTTGTCTTGCTCATCCAGTAGCTAGCTCCCCACCAATcgggacacaccaactcaaagtgacaacagatgcaaaaccatcagacatatctccactgctacaatgattaaTATCACCCACAATACACCTGTCTGGCACATATAAAACCCATGAATCTTATCGCAACTTGTGGTGTACCTCGACTATTCTGTGCATAAAATCAATTGctacgctctcaaatgaactccaacagaaaaataagacaaaaataccatatcacctgtgggcaaacacttttcataaAGCAATCACTTCACATCTGACCTCTCAatcttcatcctcaaaggaaacctgcacaccttcaaaaggcaaACCTGGGAACTTAAATGCATAACTCTGCTAGATGCTAAAGTCCATGGACTCTGAGAGACTGctttacaacaatttgtaacacactgCACTGCCAACTCTTAATTGCCTCCTACTTTTTAAGAGGTCTCCTACAGCATGTGTGAACCtgttatgcttaacaatctgcccCAACTTGTATTTGGGTTAGCCACTTCTGTTACCTTCCCTAGActtgaagatgagctctgtgacGCTCGAAATCTTGTAGTctgcaccaacagaagctgatccaataaaagatatcttaCTTTACTTACACTGGTCCCATTTTATGAGACAGTATGGCTACAGCAACGCTACAATCAAATTAGAGGTGGAATAACTTACCAGTTCAGAGGGGGTTAGTCTCAGGTGGTAAAATGTCTTTAGTCTCTGAAAGGTCATGGTTTATTCTTGACCACTTTAAAACGtttaagttttaaatattttgtactgTAGCTTCTAAGTCGTGTGTTTTTCCCTCCTCAGATTGGCCGGTCAACAGAAAGCCCTATAGACTTCGTAGTGACAGATACTGTTCCTGGAAGTCAGAGTAATTCAGATACACAGTCCGTACAGAGCACTATATCAAGGTTTGCTTGCAGAATCATATGTGAACGGAACCCTCCTTTTACAGCAAGAATATACGCTGCGGGATTTGACTCATCGAAAAACATCTTTCTTGGGGTAAAGACTCATTCTCTTCCCAGCTGAGTGCAGGCTTATATTTAAACTAGTTTATACCTCAGAATAACAGATGAATGGAAGTTCTGTCTTTGTCATTCCTCCTAGGAAAAAGCTGCCAAGTGGAAGACATCcgatggacagatggatgggtTAACCACAAATGGAGTTCTTGTTATGCATCCGCGCAATGGATTTACTGAAGACTCCAAACCAGGGGTATGGAGGGAGATATCTGTGTGTGGAAATGTGTTCAGTCTCCGTGAAACCAGATCAGCTCAGCAGAGGGGAAAAATGGTAAGTGTAGTGAATAACATTTTATGCTGCATATATGATACAGATACATTGTTTAAGGCTGTACCTAGGGCTACATAAGGGCCAGAGTATGCTTGATTGACTTAAACAGTATAGGGCCTTACTCTGTTTTTAGTGACTGCTCATGGAGTAAGATGCTACTCAACCCGAGTAAgactggcagaatctggccctaaatcattcatttattgtatgtctacactgctgtgcTAAATTTAGTGGCCCAGTCTAGCATGTTGGTCTGTGAGCAGTAGAAGCTTTGCTACATCATGATGTGggctttttaaaagtttttaaaattatttcccaaCCCTCCCTTTTCACTTGCATCTTTACTCACATTTTTCtcattttgtgggggaggggaattccCACAGTTCTTTGGATGTTTCAGAGTTAATGTAATGTAAACCTTGCTCTAGAAAGATGCATGAGATATAAAACCAGACTTGTCTtgatatgactttttttttcctgagtaaaaatttttttaaatcagatgttTTACTTGTTTTAAGTTGTGGTGCATTTGTTTAGGAGAGATGGTGTGCtgattgtgtgtttgtttgcataCACTACTACTAACTTAAAACTAATGTTGCTTGCTCCCATGGCAAACTATTGCTCTTTCTTTAATCGACTTAGCTGGATGCATGATTAGGAAGGAGCTCATGATGATTAGGCATGTGGGTGCTTTTGGTGGCTTCAGTTTTAGGGTCCTGAACTTGAGACATAGTTAAaggtgcctgattttcaaatAATTCTGAGCACCTACCCTCTAAATATCAAGCTCTTTCAGATCTCagattgagcacccaaaatcactgctAGTTGAAACTCTTGGCCGGAGCTCCCTAGCCAGGTTTTACAGTTGTTTTCTTCAAAATCTATACAGCCAGTTTGAGTAACTTTGTGATCTCTGTGCATTTCCATCCCAGGTTGAGAATGAAACCAACCAACTCCAAGATGGCTCATTAATCGATCTGTGTGGAGCAACGATGCTGTGGCGAACTGCCGAAGGCCTTTCACGCACTCCTACGGTGAAGCACTTGGAAGCTCTAAGACAAGAAATAAATGCCGCCAGGCCTCAGTGCCCTGTAGGGTTTAACACATTAGCATTTCCTAGTATGAAGAAGAAAGATGTTGTAGATGAAAAGCAACCGTGGGTGTATCTGAACTGTGGCCACGTACACGGCTATCACAACTGGGGAAACAAAGAGGAAAGAGATGGGAAGGATAGAGAATGTCCCATGTGCCGCTCTATTGGCCCCTATGTGCCTCTGTGGCTTGGATGTGAAGCTGGATTTTATGTAGATGCAGGACCTCCAACTCATGCGTTCAGCCCATGTGGACATGTGTGCTCAGAAAAAACAACTGCATATTGGTCCCAAATTCCTCTTCCTCATGGTACTCACACTTTTCATGCAGCCTGTCCGTTCTGTGCACATCAGCTGGCTGGCGAACAGGGTTACATCAGACTTATTTTCCAAGGACCTCTTGACTAATACGCGTGTCTCTCAGGACTTCATTAAATTTATAAGCTAAGCAATTCTGATTTTAAACAAACTGTCTATTTCATATTCTCTGGGTTTTGACAGTTTGCattaaaatgaagatttttttttgttttgttatagcAGCTAAATCCCTTTCTAGATGAGGAAAAGCCTGGAAACAACGAGATTatggggaggaaagggaaagTTCCTGACTTTGTTTAATGTCTACTTTTGGAGAAGGGGAGGGAATTTATGCATAGCGAAATTCAATGCCTTCAATTTAATGTTTTTGAATGACATGTCCTTGGTGTGTTAAAagttgcttttttggggggggcggtgTATAACTGTGGGTAAATGTGGTCAGTTCAAAGGACATTAGTTTACAGCTTGGATGCAAACATTGTAAAATATAGCAACATGTATATTAACTTTTTCTATTTATCTTTATTATTGAAATTATCTTATGGCATTTTGATAGAGGAAGAGCATGGTAGTAGTGTGTGAAATCCATTGACTGGATGCATAGAATAGTCCTTGATGGAGGAAGGTTAGAAGAAAACTGTAGaagtacctttttaaaatctagagTACTATTGAGTTCTTAGAGTAGCCGaatgctttttaaacaaaattaatgcaaattacattggtgtaaaaaTATGCTTTAAACTCACAAAAGATAATTATGatggactttttaaaatgtctgtccaTTGGGTAGGACTATAATAAAAGAACTGGTCACAGGAAAACATTTACCTGATTCTTTGAATATGCAATTTTAAACTAGGTTAAGGATTTTTCTCCTTCTGTTAACTAATCTTTTATTTACCATTAGCAATGTttgaggtttttatttatttaaacaacaaaaaacgAACAGCCAAGACTCAACTGTTCTTCACTGTTAGAAAAAAGCCATGAATTAGCCAGAAAGCTGTGTtcaatttaaagaaaattattCATTCTGCTTTTAGTCTAATCCCTTAATTTGTATGCAGGGTGGGTAGATGGCACACTGGCTTCATACACTTTGCCTTTCAGCTCCACAGAGCTGGGTACAAATATGTATTTAGGTGACAATTGAAGACATTGCAGCCTTGGAGCTAAGATGTTTGTCCACATCCCCAAACCATCATGTAAACTGGCACAATTGGCAGTCTGTGCTCAGGAAGAGCTCCAGTTGAGATTGAGTTGTATTCATGGCGCTTGAGGTGGAGGAAGCTTGCAGAAAAGTTACTCACACCATGGCTGATTAAGTCTGTTTTTAGTCTCACTTTCAATATCCCTCCCTCAAAATGCTCCTCTTTCtttgcccctccaccctccccgccaccaccaccaaTCCCTTACCAGAAAAGGCCAGTGCATTACATGGAATTTGAGGCTAATCCACCATGCTTTGTGACAAACATTCAAATAATCCTTTTAGGATTGAGgtaagcttttttttaaactagctttTTAAACTGGTTTCTCTACTTTGGATTGGAAATATGTACGGTATAAACTGATAGTAGCAAATTCCCGTACTCTGTAGCATAGCTTTAATTTATCCTATCACAAAGCTGTTCTGAACTTTCCTTGATAAAAACAAACTGAATTGTGTTTAGAAGTCATGAATTATTTTCTGTCAAGAATTctttctccattttaaaaagatacGTATATATATTGTTTGGTTCACTCAGGAAATGTATGTGTCAGGAAACCTGTATTATAAGTTCAAGTAGCTGTCATGTATAAGTAACTGCTGTTACACCATTTCAAAGAAATATAattgattttgacatttttccGGTTTCATGCATTAAGTAATGAGACTTATGCAACAAGGAATCCCTGTATTGTAGTTCTAATCATTTATATTCAGACTATATATACTGTagttcaatttttattttcaaattaatttattCAAACTATGTGAGTAAACACTTTTCAAAAATAGAAATTACAGAGTTGCCTGTTGCTCTGTTGCATTTGTTTCTGCTCATATGGAAAAGATTTAACAAAGATGGAAAGGTTACGGTACTTTTAAAAATGACTGTTCAGAAAATATCTCCTTCACTTTAAGCATGTTAGTTTCACTTGTATTGAGAgcagagaaatctgatgagatgaCCATCAGGGGTTTGAGATTTGGCATGTTCATGGCTTGACtagcacctccctccctccctccacgtGGAGGGGATCTCCCTCCAAATTTTGGCAAGGATGAGAAAGAGTGATGATTACTCGCCATCTTCCCTCCTTGGCACTTCATTCAGAGGAGGACAATATGGGCGGTACAGCTCTGCACTGCACCCAGACTCCAAAGTGGAAATccaggcagaggtaaaaaggcatACCTCCCTCTGCATCTCCTTGGGCATATCTGACTGCTACCTCCAATGTGGTCTGAGTAAAAAGTAAAAGCCTAATTACAGCAAAaccagcttttaaaataaaactgacagGTTCTTCTGCCCCCTGgggcaccagcctgggctcccttatactgtcctgctgagccaggccctcaagcctcctccagcacacacacacaggtagggacacacccagcttcagaacagaaagacagacactgaaatcagctctgcatggaaaggtgtcagctaaggaactgcccagatACTCCCAGTGCACACACCCCCTAGGAGTGCAAACCCAAAACTGCAGTCTTGCACGTTGTTTTCCAGTGGTGttgtctcttcctcttcccttatccccaccccttcccccccgggcCTGTGGAAGAATACTGGTATTCtatcatggagtccagtaccaggtgacatgatcacaagaccctgcagtgtcaaagcagccatgtATCAAAGGCCATTTGTAGTatcccaggaaggtgggagattagcatcttcaaagacctattgttctccctaatggtccATTGACTGGTCCCCATCTAGTCAGTCTAAccagccagactgattgcattctgtctggtgggcgttccccaggtgcaaacGCTTTTGTGGTACAGatgtatagtcaatattcctaactttagatacagaaatcatgtatgcatacaaataggataatcatattcagcagatcataaccatTCCAATGATATCTCTCATGCCTTATCGTGCACAAAACATCATAGTTTTGCTATAATCAtataatatttctatgaagaatatggggtgtagcgTCACAACAACAAAACTTTCATTTTCCACGTAATCAATAAGGATGATTGTTCCCTCTAGTCCTGATTCTGGTGCTGGCAGTGAGGATATGAAAATCGGAGAAGGAAACTATTGAAAAAATTTAAAGAAGTTTGCCATTAAATCACTTTGTATAGGTACCTTTTTCAAAATCATTCCAAACTATAAAGGGAGCTGAGGGTGACATGTTCACCTTTGGTGACTACACTTGCAGTGTGGAGGATACacgtagctacacactgcagtggaaAGCAGGCTGTATCCACACGGGGCAGTgagaggctctggcagggggaggaggtggggaaaggctcctgcagctctcagcagctgggaaaggctcccgccgtgggacactacactgctaaataTAGCAGTGTGGACAAGGGAGGCACTGTTTGGATTCATAGAGCGCCCTGTAGGGTGTGTACCCTATGGTTCTGGCATGTCTTTACTTGCCTGAGCAGTGCCTCACCACCTATGCTGCCGTTTATACCTCTGCTAGCTAAGTGTGCAGTGTgtgtactctacatgctgccgTAAGTGTCAGCATAGTCTTTGTGTTTTGTGGGAGAGAAGCTGGCAGTAGGGGCGTTCACGATTACAGTAGCGCTTCCATATGCAATGGACTttaatgtgttttgtttgttgcCCTGAATGTTACACATTGGCAGCAGCTTAGTTATGCTTATAGCTTTAAGAAGATCACATTTTTATCCACGCTGCTCTTCTGGTGTTGGGAGAAAACACTTCTGAATGAGGATGAGAACTGCAGCTTGGGTAGAACAAACTCTTGCTGTGCAGCCTTATATTAAATCTATCGGAGACCCTGCGACAGGTTGCATGCTGTCTTTCCAACCTCCGAGAGTGTGTTGGCTTTTGCCACTCCTGTTCATGTGAGCAGGCAACGTGTTGACATGTGTCCTGTTCTCTAACTGCAGGATTCTTGTATGCTTAAGAACAATGAAGCAGATGACACAGTGCCCTAAATCTCATGCCTGTGAACCAAAACCTATTTGGTTGCTCTAGTTTTAGATGGAGCAGTCTTGACTGGTCTCTCTTTAGAGTCCTTTCAGAGGGCTTTACATTGTCCTTTGAAACCAATTTCTTAAGGTTTCACGTGCTGTGTAATCAAATTGTAAAATGAATGTGGAATTGGGCCCAATCCAttgggggtaaaattttcaaaagtgcctaagtgacttaggatccTTCAAAATGCATATAGGCACCAAGGCCCATTGACTTGAAATGAGATTTATGTTCTGAAGTCACGTGGGCACTTTTCAAAACTTTACCCCCTGGAACCTTGGTTCTTAACACAATCGGTTTGGAGGCAAGGGAATGTATTTGTTAGTAACAGCCAATGGAGTGTTgtcattaagggtatgtctacaccacaattaaaaacAGTCAGCTGACCCGTCccagctaaggggctgtttaactgtgatgTTGACACTCTGGCTCAGGATGGAGCCAGGGCTCTAGGACCCTAcaaagtgggagggtcccagagctctgcccaaacatctgcactgtaattaaacagcctcttagcccatGCCCTgcaagtccaagtcagctggcatgggccagctgcagatttttaacagtgaagacaTACACTTAGTTTCATTTTTGGTGTTGTGTCCCTAAACCAATCCCTGTTGCCCACGATAGCCAGGCACAAATTGTGTGTGGGGGTCAGCAGCTCTGaaccttttcagactactgcacccctttcaggagtctgatttgtcttgggtaACACCCACcacttcacctcacttaaaaactacacgcttacaaaatcagacatacaaGTACAAGAGAGTCACCGctcactattactgacaaattgcttttctcatttttccatacaattataaaattgattggaatacaaatattgtacttagATTTCAGTGTCTAGTACATAGAGCAATAGAACACGTCGTATTAAAattgtttgtactgactttgctagtgctttttatgtagtctgttgtaataCTAGGCAAATAACTAGatgagttgagaaccactggtgtaggtgTTTTCTAGTGCATACTTCTAAAGGCTAGCACAAGTGGAAAGAAGCATTGAAAAGGCAAACCATCACCCCGATGGTGCGCCCCAAATCTGCTGTTTTTATAAGGAGTTGGACGCTATCCtaggtggtgaccccacctccactgaaaAGAGCACCGTGGATACTTTGGCGGGTCTGGAGCCAGTGGAAAGTGGACCTAACCCAGAGGTggaagtcattgatgaagatgtgAGGCTGAAGAAAATGCGGAGCCCTGTGACACAtccagtcaggagctgttctctACTCCAGAGGTGTTTAGCCAGTCTCTGCAATCGCTCTCTGGTGagccagaagcaggagaggagaccccCAGTAAGTGGTTTTGCTTTGTGATGTTCTGAAGCAGGTTAAGGGCAGAGAAATGTAGATGGCTGGCTTTGTTTCTGTGTGCTGGGCATTTTCCTGCACAGCTAGGCAGTATGGTGGAACAGGGAGTTGATGCACTCCAAGATTtcacaggaatcctccagagggatctctaggaaactttcctggaggtactcagcaattctttgccagaggttccttggcagagctgctttgttcctttccccattGAGAGACACTTTCGCACGCCACTCTGCAATTACTTGAGCAGGGACCAAAGCTGCACGCAGGCAAGCAACAGAGGGACCGGGGCAGAAGCCGCAAGCGTGTAGCAGATATACCCTTTcttccctgcttaccctcaggagtgagatctTCCATAGtgaccactgcctgtggaaaacagtgGGAAAGTTAGAGTGTTGCCCCCCATAAGTGCCCTGCGACCTTTTCAGATTGCTTTTCTGCAATACACAAGGCCTCTGCTCCTGGGTTCACTCGCTATTCTTTGGGGTCTTCTGCCCCGTGTGTGCTTGCCTATGGTCACAGAGAAAGTGATAGTTTTGTTACCAGCAGTGTATTAATGTTACTGTTTCAATGCTGTGTGTGTAATTGACAATAGCACTTCTGTTTGTTGTGAATTATGCCTCTCCAGACTTCACCTTGAGAACCAACCCCTCAACAGCAGCAGAGCATCTGCGCAAGATAAGAAAACAGCTAAGATGGACCAAGGAAGATAAATTCTGGGTGGTGGTGCAGCGGTCAGAGGTAGAAAATGCTGAATGCAAAGCGAAAAGCAGGAAAGAGAAGGATTCTTACAACAGGGATGCCACAGAGAGGCTGATTAAACTTCTAGAGCATCAAACCAACATGCTCCAGACTCTCATAacactgcagactgagcagatgcaTACCCGCCTTCCCCTTCAGCACATTCCCTCCCCAAACGCCCCGTGCGCATTCCTTTCCACCTTCTGGCACTTTGCACTTTTCTCTACAGTCCACCCCCACAGAcagcttttcaaatgaaagctggacCTATATTCAACTATGAAAATcagctctccctctccccaccccctgtacctTCTCCCCCACCAACTGTGTGTTTTTCTGTGTGGTGTTGTGGTTTATTTGGCAATAAaagcaaaggtttttttttaaattataagcaCTCTTTATTTGTTTCCAAGCAAGGTATGCTCCCTCATGGCACCTGCAAATCAATAGGCACTTTCATTAGTTCCTTACATTGAATCTGAGGCCTTAACAATCGCAACTGCTTTCTAGCCTACCaaatgtaattaaccattgcagtcccaagcatagcaacaaacatTACTGGTTTTCATCTTTGAAGCATTGCCTCAAGGCATCTCAGATTCTTATTGCCCCATGTTGCACCCCTTTAATAGCCCCGGTagctggctgctcaaaatcagcagccaggcgttGTGCCTTGGCAGTACACCCCCGAGTAGACCATttgcccttcccttcacaaatattatgcagcaTATGACATGCGACTATAACCATGGGTATATTTTCCTCATtcaggtctaacctgccatataGGCATCACCAGCGTGCCTTTAATTGGCCAAACCCACATTCAATGGTTATTCTGCACTTACTTGGCCTgttgttgaacagctccttactgcTATCTAGGTTTCCTGTGTGCGGCTTCATGATCCATGGCATTGAGGGGTATGCCGAGTCTCccatgggcattttgacttcccctatggtgatcttatTTCTGTACAGGCCAATGTTCCTAAAGATGTGTGTCATGTACCTCTCCGGACCACCCTgcattaatgtcagtgaaatgcccatggtgatacACCATTGCCTGCAaaaccatggagaagtaccccctTCCAATTGATGTACTCAgtcgcaaggtggtctggtgccagaattggaatatgcgtgccatctatcacccctccacaaTTAGGGTAACCCATGTctgcaaaaccatccacaatgtcatgcacattcaCAAGAGTCTCAGTCTTTcgcagcaggatgcaattaatggccttGCTCATttgcattaatgcagccccaacggtcgacttccccactccaaactggtttgcAACTggccggtagcagtctggagtcaccagcttccacactgcGTTTGCCACGCGCTTCTCCAccgagagggcagctctcattcagATGGTggtgtgctgcagggctggggtgagctcagcacacagttccaggaaggtggctttctgcatctgaaagttctaTAGCCACTGTtcgtcatcccagacctgcataatgATGCGATTCTACCACTCTGTGCTAGTTTTCCAAGCCCAAAAGAGACATTCCACTGTGTTCAGctcctccatgaatgccaaaagcaatctgttACTGCTTTCCATGTTGGATGCCATGTCAGGCAGCTGTGACTGCCGTTGCCTTTGTAACTTCAAGAATAACTCAACTGCCACTCGCGATGTGCTACTGAGAGCTAGCAGAGAATGGAGAGCagtgtgggatccattcctgcacaTAGATGTGGTGGGGAAAGCAGAAAACAAGGAACTTTGAAAAATGCCACAGACTGAAGATGGAAGCACGTAGAATGCTAGGATGGAAACagtgcatcacggggcattgagCTCGGACCATGATGCACCATgatcccctctgccttcccacaagacctagtggcagaagggagagagctgcactgtagaatagctacccacagtgcactgctctcattGGTGatgcaagtgtgaacacactatgCCACCAGTGGAAGACAATGTGAATACACAACAGCAGTTTTCTTTAAGCGCATTTTTAATTAGCGACTAAACTCTTGGCGAAAAAATTCTGCCAGTGTAGAGGAAGGAGGTTGTGGTGGTGGGAGTCCTggtatggagaaggggtaagagTACAGAAAGGGTTGGAAACTAACACATTTAGAACTTCAAATTGTACCAGAACTTTCTCAAAGTCCAAGCCATTTCTTTGTCTTGCCCACAAGctgagggtctaactgattgccgtatctggggtcgggaaggaattttccctcagtaAATTGGCAGACTCTggagggttttcaccttcctctgcagcatgggacacgggtcacttgcaggtttaaactactgtaaatggtgggttctctgtaacttgatttgaggacttcagtaactcagccagaggttaggggtctattacaggagtgggtgggtgaggttctgtggactGCAAGGTGCAGGacgccagactagatgatcatgatggtcccttctggccttaaagtctctgaTTCTCTGAGCTTGGACAATCTTAGAGTGGGCGACAGGGCAAACATTATTAAGCTGTAGGGGTGAGGAATGTTCCCCTACTGGAGAAGCAAATAAATTGTCCCTCAGCATGTCCTGTAATATTGTGccatttttgtttttagaatCTCCAAATATCATTGCGGTTAGTGGCACCTGCACTGCCCCTAAACTCTTGGTCGCTAGTAATCCATTAGTTCCCTTTCCTTTACTGTTCTACTGCTGTACATCTGCAACGATAACAAAGATTGACAGACAGCCCTAAGCTGAGTATATGGCTAGGTTCCTAGGAAGGATCTGCTGCCTTTCATAACAATGACAACAGTGGGGCTCCTCTAATGAGTTGTAGCCTCGTATTCACACCAGGATTGTCTGTTTCTCAGCAAAAGACTAGCTTCTCCTGCTGCATTTACACTCAGAGAGAGAATCCTTAGGAGGGTGGGCAGAGTGGGACAAGCCCCTGCTTCCCAACcgtgctccctggcaggagcgtgGGAGGATGGGATTGCAGATGGAAGGTGTAGGGAGGGGCCCCCATTTGCTCTGGTCCAGGGCCCCGCAAAGCCCTAATCCACCTCTGAGTTGAAGGGGCACTATCTAATTAAAACCCCCACAGGTAACATTTCATCTGTAACTAATATCACCTTAAATTATCCAGTTTAGTGTTTATTTACATTGCACTGTTCACTGTACTGCTtgcatttcagagtagcagccgtgttagtttgtattcgcaaaaagaaaaggaggacttgtggcaccttagagactaaccaatttatttgagcataagcttttgtgagctacagctcacttcatcagatccgcTGATTATATTTGTCCAAGCTAAGTCAGTTTCGCTTTGGTTTGCTATCTATATAACTGTCAGGTTCTTCCTTGTACACATTGCAggg
The genomic region above belongs to Caretta caretta isolate rCarCar2 chromosome 3, rCarCar1.hap1, whole genome shotgun sequence and contains:
- the PELI1 gene encoding E3 ubiquitin-protein ligase pellino homolog 1, yielding MFSPDQENHPSKTPVKYGELIVLGYNGSLPNGDRGRRKSRFALFKRPKANGVKPSTVHIACTPQAAKAISNKDQHSISYTLSRAQTVVVEYTHDSNTDMFQIGRSTESPIDFVVTDTVPGSQSNSDTQSVQSTISRFACRIICERNPPFTARIYAAGFDSSKNIFLGEKAAKWKTSDGQMDGLTTNGVLVMHPRNGFTEDSKPGVWREISVCGNVFSLRETRSAQQRGKMVENETNQLQDGSLIDLCGATMLWRTAEGLSRTPTVKHLEALRQEINAARPQCPVGFNTLAFPSMKKKDVVDEKQPWVYLNCGHVHGYHNWGNKEERDGKDRECPMCRSIGPYVPLWLGCEAGFYVDAGPPTHAFSPCGHVCSEKTTAYWSQIPLPHGTHTFHAACPFCAHQLAGEQGYIRLIFQGPLD